The Drechmeria coniospora strain ARSEF 6962 chromosome 02, whole genome shotgun sequence genome has a segment encoding these proteins:
- a CDS encoding ARP2/3 complex protein translates to MSIIQQHTSASMSDAWRTINIDALAEDSSVNFDTSTLHPPQPEVSDSEVRQLAGQVRQLMRGGDAEGALRGCLEMPVYKGSDAAKEAHLQTIVEVLQSIKASDMSPLLKAIYESPGGSEALDVLMKYIYKGMAGGQTGSTPRTPARDTHQPAGGFSQVGSRPVTSNESAAATMSVLLSWHEKLVDVAGLGCIGRTMTDWRRV, encoded by the exons ATGTCGATCATCCAGCAGCATACCAGCGCATCCATGAGCGATGCCTGGCGCACAATCAACATCGACGCCCTTGCCGAGGACTCGAGCGTCAACTTCGACACCTCGACCCTGCACCCCCCGCAACCAGAAGTCTCCGATAGCGAAGTCAGGCAGCTTGCCGGCCAGGTCAGGCAGCTTATGCGAGGAGGAGATGCCGAAGGAGCTCTCAGGGGTTGCCTCGAGATGCCAGTCTACAAGGGCTCCGACGCAGCAAAG GAGGCCCATCTGCAAACGATTGTCGAAGTCTTGCAGTCGATCAAGGCAAGCGATATGAGCCCCTTGCTCAAGGCCATCTACGAATCACCAGGCGGAAGCGAAGCGCTGGACGTGCTTATGAAGTATAT CTACAAAGGAATGGCGGGTGGCCAGACCGGAAGCACTCCTAGAACTCCCGCCAGGGACACGCACCAGCCTGCAGGCGGCTTCAGCCAGGTTGGCTCGCGACCGGTCACCTCAAACGAGTCTGCTGCTGCCACCATGAGTGTCTTGTTGAGCTGGCACGAGAAGTTGGTGGATGTGGCCGGACTGGGCTGCATCGGCCGGACTATGACCGACTGGCGTAGGGTCTGA
- a CDS encoding PQ loop repeat protein → MGWFAGCMAYVAPFFIIMSPILSYGDQALSMHRKRSSAGFSLDIPLIMLIASMLRIFYWPGARFDASLLVQSLIMVAVQLLLLKIALDHRPAPSSKGGEASTPFAALQNEGWFSAQRPYNFWQWRSHKPYWQFVVYLLGALIVCELLLSTMPPVYAMYSMFIGYVGLSVEATLPIPQLLANSQTRSCKGFRLSLLVAWIGGDAMKVFWFFTATSEIPVAFKVCGLFQAACDCLLGVQYLMYGEGEGDVESGGDGTAKGHLLEEGQWSSAYKPGPMRPHSRSISPSRRPGLFSDSEVE, encoded by the exons ATGGGTTGGTTCGCGGGCTGCATGGCCTATGTGGCGCCCTTCTTCATCATCATGTCGCCGATCCTGTCGTACGGCGACCAGGCGCTGTCGATGCACCGGAAGCGATCGAGTGCCGGCTTCTCCCTCGACATCCCGCTCATCATGCTCATCGCCTCGATGCTCAG AATCTTCTACTGGCCCGGAGCCCGGTTCGACGCGAGCTTACTGGTGCAGTCGCTCATCATGGTCGCCGTCCAGCTCCTGCTGCTCAAGATTGCCCTCGACCACAGGCCCGCTCCGTCATCAAAGGGAGGCGAGGCCAGCACGCCGTTCGCAGCCTTGCAGAACGAAGGCTGGTTCTCCGCCCAGCGACCGTACAACTTCTGGCAGTGGAGGTCTCACAAGCC GTACTGGCAATTCGTCGTCTACCTGCTCGGCGCCCTCATCGTCTGCGAGCTGCTCCTGTCGACCATGCCACCCGTCTACGCCATGTACTCCATGTTCATCGGATACGTGGGCCTCTCGGTCGAGGCGACGCTGCCGATCCCCCAGCTGTTGGCAAACTCGCAGACAAGATCCTGCAAGGGGTTCCGCCTctcgctcctcgtcgcctggaTCGGCGGTGACGCCATGAAGGTCTTTTGGTTCTTCACCGCCACGTCGGAGATTCCGGTAGCCTTCAAGGTCTGCGGCCTGTTCCAGGCAGCCTGCGACTGCCTGCTGGGCGTGCAGTATCTCATgtacggcgagggcgagggcgatgtcgagagcggcggcgatggaacGGCCAAGGGGCACCTGCTGGAGGAGGGCCAGTGGTCAAGCGCGTACAAGCCGGGTCCCATGCGACCGCATAGCAGGAGCATCTCACCCTCGAGGCGGCCAGGGCTCTTCAGCGACTCCGAGGTGGAATAG